The Panicum hallii strain FIL2 chromosome 9, PHallii_v3.1, whole genome shotgun sequence genome has a window encoding:
- the LOC112876014 gene encoding protein UPSTREAM OF FLC — translation MESRGRRPRTPERQRPAARKVPVVYYLTRSRHLEHPHFVEVPVASPEGLYLRDVINHLNTVRGKGMAAMYSWSCKRSYKNGFVWHDLTEDDLVLPATDGEYVLKGSELVDQSASGQLYPVSNGNHKQQSRLKEGARQPPPREHSYPSSPPSVIVREAKPRRSPSVPSQDEDDTPSPCRDRSLRTMSPEFEPQRSERTQLPESGSASPTEFRVYKPIGCMDAATQTDDLGRRLGRRAPEMRKKSLSTDHDAVVREITEYRQSHPRRSADLQGISKELLSQCATPLSIPLTRGKSESLESLIRADNATNSFRILEEEDIVVPTCPKLKPTNVLMQLITCGSLSVKDHENVGIVQAYKPRFPNLKFPSPLISRTMMMGELDYLSENPRLMGMRLEEKEYFSGSLIETKTQRDVPAERYSALKRSSSYNAERGGETLNCARPDEDTTDTSSRSRCLPRTPILSSFLHPKSDTLKSPISDCRRSSSARQDSDLASGDGSRRFADASLASAAKTDSFRKEEKLVKIEERLSSGARVVIQYTVPCNESDEGSER, via the exons ATGGAGagccgggggcggcggccgcggaccCCGGAGCGGcagaggccggcggcgcggaagGTGCCGGTGGTGTACTACCTCACGCGGAGCCGCCACCTCGAGCACCCGCACTTCGTCGAGGTGCCGGTGGCCTCGCCGGAGGGGCTCTACCTCAGAG ATGTCATCAACCACCTCAACACAGTGCGCGGCAAGGGCATGGCCGCGATGTACTCGTGGTCCTGCAAGAG GAGCTACAAGAACGGGTTCGTGTGGCATGACCTTACTGAGGATGACCTCGTCCTCCCGGCAACCGACGGCGAGTACGTGCTCAAGGGCTCCGAGCTCGTGGACCAATCCGCTTCAG GTCAATTGTACCCTGTCAGTAACGGCAACCACAAGCAACAGAGCAGGCTGAAAGAAGGTGCACGGCAGCCACCGCCAAGAGAGCACTCCTACCCATCCTCCCCTCCAAGCGTGATAGTTAGAGAAGCCAAGCCCCGGCGTTCACCGTCTGTCCCTTCACAAGATGAGGACGACACCCCCTCGCCGTGCAGGGATCGTTCCTTGAGGACCATGTCGCCGGAGTTCGAGCCCCAGAGGAGTGAGAGGACTCAACTGCCAGAGAGTGGGTCTGCGAGCCCAACAGAGTTCAGAGTTTACAAGCCGATTGGTTGCATGGATGCTGCAACTCAAACTGATGATCTTGGCAGAAGATTAGGTCGGAGAGCACCTGAGATGCGCAAGAAGAGTCTGAGCACAGATCATGATGCTGTAGTTCGTGAAATTACTGAATACCGGCAAAGCCACCCTCGCCGGTCAGCAGATCTCCAAGGGATATCCAAGGAACTCCTGTCCCAGTGTGCTACTCCATTGAGTATACCTTTAACCCGTGGAAAGTCCGAGAGTTTAGAGTCCTTGATACGAGCAGATAATGCGACAAACAGTTTCAGAATTCTTGAAGAGGAGGACATCGTTGTGCCCACCTGCCCAAAGCTGAAGCCAACAAATGTATTGATGCAGCTCATCACTTGTGGCTCGCTTTCAGTGAAAGATCATGAAAATGTTGGAATTGTTCAGGCATACAAGCCAAGGTTCCCAAACCTGAAGTTCCCGTCTCCGTTAATTTCTCGCACCATGATGATGGGTGAGCTTGATTACCTGTCAGAAAATCCCAGGTTAATGGGGATGAGGTTGGAAGAAAAGGAATACTTCAGTGGAAGCCTTATTGAGACTAAGACGCAAAGGGATGTTCCAGCTGAGAGGTATTCGGCACTAAAACGGTCGTCTTCCTACAATGCAGAAAG GGGTGGCGAGACTCTAAATTGCGCACGACCTGACGAGGATACAACTGACACATCATCGCGCTCAAGGTGCCTCCCCCGGACGCCGATCCTGTCATCCTTCCTGCACCCGAAGAGTGACACCCTGAAATCCCCCATCTCAGACTGCCGAAGGAGCTCCTCAGCCCGGCAGGACAGTGACCTGGCGTCCGGGGACGGGAGCAGGAGGTTCGCCGACGCCTCACTCGCGTCAGCAGCGAAGACGGACTCGTTCAGAAAGGAGGAGAAGCTCGTCAAGATTGAGGAAAG GCTTTCGTCCGGAGCTCGCGTTGTGATCCAGTACACCGTTCCCTGCAACGAGAGCGACGAAGGCTCTGAACGCTGA
- the LOC112873669 gene encoding CLAVATA3/ESR (CLE)-related protein 25 encodes MAGRLAVLACVVLLSAAMANGIRTAGAVAPSAPGPAVATTPSAAAEAVPTPPVAAAAATVSSDQQQAPLDDPYKDSKRKVPNGPDPIHNRRARWGEAPARRV; translated from the exons ATGGCGGGCAGGCTGGCCGTGCTCGCCTGCGTCGTGCTCTtgtcggcggcgatggcgaacGGCATCAGGACGGCGGGGGCTGTTGCCCCCAGCGCTCCTGGCCCTGCTGTCGCGACGACGCCGAGCGCTGCCGCTGAAGCTGTGCCTACGCCGCCGgttgccgccgcggcggccacgGTGTCTTCAGACCAGCAGCAGGCTCCCTTGGATGATCCGTACAAGGACAGCAAGAGGAAAGTGCCCAACGGGCCTGATCCTATCCATAACAG GAGAGCCAGATGGGGAGAAGCACCGGCGAGGAGAGTGTAG